In bacterium, the following proteins share a genomic window:
- a CDS encoding glycosyltransferase family 39 protein, with the protein MGKIKTFCGRFWVQVGAVCLVAVLAVAARQLLLPAHGPRAQISPFFSLVDFHFGWYTFVPPLAFAAFMFPLRWALRRPPAAKLFYLALAFFAFTTTVNVAGGGPIKILPGALWQYAYDAQELYAHGNFLRDYHVHVVGMHWHTTVHPPGVFLYLYPLLKLFGDRWMWVALLNALVAGAGVAFVYKAAELIYGVDAGDAAAALYVATPSLILYGSTVDAVLCALGAVVVYLLALYFSRGRFAYAALTGLALAAGTFVAYQFGFIWVLLILWSLLYVLHRRKDERGDDASAGGVVLSAGRVAALAATAAATFALFFVAVYVAAGFNVLTEFQYQQRASERYFGAGDNVVYWVKRLFLDAPAYPTKHRSYFMWMPGNVVAFFTLLGPPTTVLFLRNLWGELKEKKAGRLALISAAAALSFVLINLLGLTLAETERVWLFMVPWFLVGAGYYLKTKKDRFFYAALFFNLALSFLFVIFFYHVK; encoded by the coding sequence ATGGGTAAAATAAAAACGTTTTGCGGCCGGTTCTGGGTCCAGGTCGGCGCGGTATGCCTCGTGGCCGTGCTGGCGGTAGCGGCGCGGCAGCTATTGCTGCCGGCCCACGGGCCGAGGGCGCAAATCAGCCCCTTCTTTTCGCTCGTCGACTTCCACTTCGGTTGGTATACGTTCGTGCCGCCGCTGGCGTTCGCGGCCTTTATGTTCCCGCTGCGCTGGGCGCTGCGGCGCCCGCCGGCCGCGAAGTTGTTTTACCTCGCCCTCGCCTTCTTCGCCTTCACGACCACGGTCAACGTGGCGGGCGGCGGCCCCATCAAGATTTTGCCGGGAGCTCTCTGGCAATACGCCTACGACGCGCAAGAGCTATACGCGCACGGCAACTTCCTGCGCGATTATCACGTCCACGTCGTGGGGATGCACTGGCACACGACGGTGCATCCCCCCGGCGTATTCCTCTACCTCTACCCGCTCCTAAAATTATTCGGGGACCGGTGGATGTGGGTCGCGCTGCTGAACGCCCTGGTGGCCGGCGCGGGCGTGGCCTTCGTCTACAAGGCCGCCGAGCTCATCTACGGCGTCGACGCCGGCGACGCCGCCGCGGCGCTGTACGTCGCGACGCCCAGCCTGATCCTCTACGGCTCCACCGTTGACGCGGTGTTGTGCGCGCTGGGCGCCGTGGTCGTCTACCTGCTGGCGTTGTACTTCTCCCGGGGGCGCTTCGCCTACGCCGCGCTGACCGGCCTCGCGCTCGCCGCCGGCACGTTCGTCGCATACCAGTTCGGCTTCATCTGGGTGCTGTTGATCTTGTGGTCTTTACTCTACGTTCTACATCGGCGTAAAGACGAACGCGGCGACGATGCGTCGGCGGGCGGGGTCGTCCTGTCGGCGGGGAGGGTGGCGGCGCTGGCGGCGACGGCCGCGGCGACGTTCGCCCTCTTCTTCGTCGCGGTATACGTCGCGGCCGGCTTCAACGTCCTTACCGAATTCCAATATCAACAACGCGCTTCCGAACGGTATTTCGGCGCCGGCGACAACGTCGTCTACTGGGTCAAGCGCCTTTTCCTCGACGCGCCGGCCTACCCGACGAAGCACCGCTCGTACTTCATGTGGATGCCGGGCAACGTCGTAGCGTTCTTCACGCTACTGGGGCCGCCTACGACGGTGCTTTTCTTACGCAATCTGTGGGGGGAATTAAAAGAGAAAAAGGCCGGCCGGCTCGCGCTTATCTCGGCGGCCGCGGCCTTGAGTTTCGTCCTAATAAACCTCTTGGGCCTTACGCTCGCCGAGACGGAGCGCGTCTGGCTCTTTATGGTCCCCTGGTTCCTGGTGGGGGCGGGTTACTATTTAAAAACGAAAAAGGACCGCTTTTTCTACGCGGCGTTGTTCTTCAACCTTGCTTTGAGTTTTCTCTTCGTAATATTCTTCTACCACGTGAAATAG
- the pruA gene encoding L-glutamate gamma-semialdehyde dehydrogenase encodes MLPPFKNETIVLFKKAAEKLAMEEAIARVEGELGREYPLVIGGERVTTADKFKSINPSKTDEVVGVFSKADVDAARKAVAAANRAFEKWRWVPAEERARYLLNVAAIMRSRIYELAAWMVVEVGKNWLEAYADVAEAVDFCEFYAREMLRLAEPQPLTPFPGEENNLYYIPLGAGAVIPPWNFPCAILVGMTAAAFVAGNAVVLKPASTAPAIAYKFFEILEEVNLPPGVVNFLPGPGGVIGDTLVGHPRTRFIAFTGSREVGLRINRLAARPKGSQIWIKRVITEMGGKDFIIVDGTADLDAAADGIMASAYGFQGQKCSACSRAIVTDDVYETVLEKVVARTKEKVTVGDPRDFAHFMGPVVDAAAETKVLDYIEIGKKEGRLVLGGDKRSAEGYFINPTIIADVGPKARVAQEEIFGPVLAFIRAKDFADAVRISNNTVYGLTGAVYSSDRGRLEQARRECHVGNLYFNRKCTAALVGAHPFGGFNMSGTDSKAGGRDYLLLFTQAKLVSEKL; translated from the coding sequence ATGCTCCCGCCATTTAAAAACGAAACGATAGTGCTGTTTAAAAAGGCCGCGGAAAAGCTCGCGATGGAGGAAGCGATTGCGCGCGTCGAGGGCGAGCTGGGCCGCGAGTACCCCCTCGTCATCGGCGGCGAACGCGTGACCACCGCGGACAAATTTAAGTCCATTAACCCCTCGAAGACCGACGAGGTGGTGGGCGTCTTCTCGAAGGCGGACGTGGATGCCGCGCGCAAGGCCGTGGCGGCGGCCAACCGCGCGTTCGAGAAGTGGCGCTGGGTACCGGCCGAGGAGCGCGCGCGCTACCTCCTAAACGTCGCGGCGATTATGCGGAGTCGTATCTACGAGCTCGCGGCGTGGATGGTGGTCGAGGTCGGCAAGAACTGGCTCGAGGCCTACGCCGACGTCGCCGAGGCGGTCGACTTCTGCGAGTTCTACGCCCGCGAGATGCTGCGGCTCGCCGAGCCGCAGCCGCTCACCCCCTTCCCGGGCGAGGAGAACAACCTGTACTACATCCCCCTCGGCGCCGGCGCCGTCATCCCGCCGTGGAACTTCCCGTGCGCGATACTGGTAGGCATGACGGCCGCGGCCTTCGTCGCCGGCAACGCCGTCGTCCTCAAGCCGGCCTCCACCGCCCCCGCGATTGCATATAAGTTCTTCGAGATACTGGAGGAGGTTAACCTGCCGCCGGGCGTCGTGAACTTCCTGCCCGGGCCGGGCGGCGTCATAGGCGACACGCTGGTGGGGCATCCGCGCACCCGCTTCATCGCGTTCACCGGCTCGAGGGAAGTAGGCCTCCGCATCAACCGCCTGGCCGCGCGGCCGAAGGGCAGCCAGATCTGGATAAAGCGCGTTATAACCGAGATGGGCGGCAAGGACTTCATAATCGTGGACGGCACCGCGGACCTGGACGCCGCCGCGGACGGCATCATGGCGAGCGCCTACGGCTTCCAGGGTCAGAAGTGCTCGGCCTGCTCGCGCGCCATCGTCACCGACGACGTCTACGAGACGGTGCTCGAGAAGGTCGTCGCCCGGACCAAGGAGAAGGTTACCGTGGGCGACCCGCGCGACTTCGCCCACTTTATGGGGCCGGTGGTCGACGCCGCCGCGGAGACCAAGGTCCTGGATTACATTGAAATCGGCAAGAAGGAAGGCCGCCTCGTCCTGGGGGGCGACAAGCGCTCCGCGGAGGGGTACTTTATCAACCCCACGATAATCGCCGACGTCGGGCCCAAGGCCCGCGTCGCCCAGGAGGAAATTTTTGGGCCGGTGCTGGCGTTCATCCGCGCCAAGGATTTCGCCGACGCCGTCAGGATATCCAACAACACCGTCTACGGCCTGACCGGCGCCGTCTACTCGAGCGACCGCGGCCGCCTGGAGCAGGCGCGTCGCGAGTGCCACGTCGGCAACCTGTACTTCAATCGCAAGTGCACCGCGGCGCTTGTCGGCGCCCATCCCTTTGGCGGCTTCAACATGTCGGGGACGGACTCCAAGGCCGGCGGCCGCGATTACCTGCTCTTGTTCACGCAGGCCAAGCTGGTGAGCGAGAAGCTGTAG